GTGGCAGATTATCAGAATCTGTATAAATATTACCGCGATTCTATTTTTTCAAAATTCCGCCGTACAGAGAACTATTTGTATATGATATTTCAGACTAGTAAGAATGCGGACGATCTGAAAGCTTTTAAATGGCTGATCAAAGATGGAAAGCTACATTACCAGGATGACAGAAGTATTCATGAAGTCAAAAAACCTGCTCAGCATGAATTTGAATGGATAAAGACATCGCTGGAAGACAGAAGATTAGGGAAATTCCCTCATATCTCCATTCTGGATAAAGTTTTTATAGAAGCCTTGCATGGAGATATTACCTTCAAAATAGAGAATAATACAGATAGCGGCAAAGGAATTTACTCGGAAAAAGTAACAAATCTCGATCAGCAGCTGGATGATGCAGAATACTATTATGCTGACTTGGGCAACCTGATTGCTATCCGGATCAAACCCTATCAGGAAGAATTCAGAGCATTTATTTTCAACCTCAGAACCAAAGAAGTTGTCAATCTCAGGTCTCTTAATGAATCCGCTATTCTGTTGCCTGATAATCAGGGTGTAATCTTCTCAAACGGATACTATCTGCAGAATGGAACGAATAAGACATTTGATGCCCAGCTGGACGATGTACAGTTTCTGAGAAAGATTGCTTCTCCAAACGGAGAGGATTTTCTGTATGTCTTTGTTCAGGATAAGAGCAATACCTATATTCTGATGTCCTACAATATTATACAGCAATCTGTAGAGACACCGATTATCTGTAACGGATTTACCATTTTCAAAGACGGGAGTCTGATCTATTTTCGTACAGAAGCAGAAGCTACACGTCATCATCAGGTGCAGATATGGGAAACCCCATACATGGCTGTACTAAAAGAAAATGAGTCCCGTAAAGATGATCCACTGTATAAGGTGGGAAATAAACAGATTGTACAGGCGATGGCGGAAGCTCAGGAAGTGGTACAACTGGTAAATAAGGAAGATTCATACGAAGGTCTTTACGAAGATATTCTGAAAAAGTCTAATGCATTGCTGGACTCTTATTTTTGGGTACACGACGATGCATTGATGGATATAGGTGCACCCCTGGCGCAGATCAGGGAAGTGGCAAATACCGCTATTGACGAATTTGTCAAAGTGCAGGCTCAACGCAAACATGCGGAAGAGGTCATGCAGACGACTTCCAAAAAACTGGAAGAACTGATCTTTAGTGTAAACAGTACGGTATACGAATCGCTGGATCAACTCGTGCTACATCTCGCAAATGCGCGCAGACTGCAGGGAGAAATTATTGATCTCAAGAATGTAAGATATATTGATTTGACTGCTGTTGATAAGTTGTCCGAACAATTGGGGACAATTATTGCCGACTTATCAGATAAGACTGTTGCTTTCTTATTGCGCGAAGAAGCCCTGGCTCCATACGAAGCAAAAGTCAGCGACCAGAGAGTAAAAGTCGATGCTATCACAAAAGTGTTTGATGCACAGGCAATCGAAGAAGCCAATGGCACGATATCGGGAGATCTTGAATTACTGATTGATATTCTGAATAGTCTCAAGATAGAAGATGCTACGCAGACCACTAAAATCGTGGAGAAGATTTCCGTTATATTCTCTATGCTTAATGAGGTACGGGCACAGCTGACACGTAAACTCAATACACTTAAAAGTCAGGAAGCTGTTGCGGAATTCTCAGCACAACTGACCTTGCTGGAGCAGTCTGTCGTAAACTATCTGGAGCTGTCCACATCTGCCGAAAAGGCAGATAGCTACTATACCAAAATAGTCGTGCAGCTGGAAGAACTGGAAAGCAAGTTTTCAGGCTTTGATGATTTTGCACTTAAGATCGCAGATAAAAGAGACGAGATCATAAAGGCTTTCAATACGAAAAAAGAACAATTGGTCGAGCAGATCAATAAGCGAACCTCCTCTCTGGAACAGATCGGCTTAAGGGTATTGAAAAATATTGAAAACAAATCAAAAACGCTAGCCTCCCGGGAGGATATTCTGAGCTTCTATGCTTCAGATCTGATGATCGATAAAGTCCGTCAGCTGGTTTCCGAACTGCATACTCTGCAGGATATTTCTAAAGCAGAAAATCTGGAAAATCAGCTTAAGAAGTCTCAGGAAGATGCATTACGTACACTTCGTGATAAGTCAGAGCTTTATGTCGACGGGGAAAACATCATTGCGTTAGGTAAACATAAGTTCACAGTAAACAATCAATCTCTCAGTCTTACGTTGCTACGCAGGCAGAATGAACTGTTTTACCATCTTACCGGTACAGGTTTTTATCAACCGGTTAAAAATATAGAGCTGGCTAACTATCAGGATGTGTGGGATCAGGAAGTGGTCTCTGAAAATGCAGTTGTCTATCGTGCTGAATATCTGGCTTATCAGGCATTTCTAGCTTCAGGACAGTCTGATTTTAAGGCGGAACAGTTTATTAATCAGTATGTTGAGCAAAAATATACGGAATCCTATATCAAAGGAGTACACAATGCGGATGCTCTCCAATTGTATACCGTCATCAAACAGATGGATGAAAAGCTGGACCTGCTGCGATATGATGTACATGTACGATCTGTTGCCTGTATATTCTGGCATAGTTTAGCCGAAGATGAACTTCAGAAGTTGAAAGCATTAATCCATAGTGCAGGAACGGTGTTAAAGACATTTCCGCAGACAAACCGTTTTCAGTCGGTGATCGGTGACATCCTTTTCAGATTAGAAAATTGGAAAGCTCCTGTTGCATTAGAACCCGAAGAGAAGCAAAAGGTAGCCGCTTATCTTTTTAGAACATTTGTCAGGTATGATAAATTTGCAATGAGCGAATCCGCTCATCTCCTGCAGCAGGCATTTGTACGGTTTCTTGAAGAGAAAAAGCTGTTAAAATCATTTGAAGCAGATCTGGACCATGCCCAATTCGGTCTTTTGGATCGTTTTTATCTTATCCTGAACTGGCTGCATTCTTTTGTTGATGAGCATGTCAAATTTGAGGTTGACCGAAAATATCTGGAAGAAGCAGCTACAATCCTGTTGTTTCCAAAGGATGCCTACGAATGGATTTATGCCAAAGATACCGCTATGATTGAAGGATTAAAGGGCAATCATCCGATTCTCGATCAGGGAGTCTATTCACTGGATTACCATCAGTTTATAGGGAAGCTGGAAAATTTTGCGACAGTTAGTGTTCCCCGCTTTGAAGCCTTTTCCAAATGGAAAGATGAGCTTGGTAAATCTTATGAAAAGCAACTCAAGATAAATGAATTTGAGCCGAAGGTGCTGACATCATTCGTAAGAAATAAACTGATCAATGAGGTTTACTTTCCTTTGATCGGAAACAATCTTGCCAAGCAGCTTGGTGCTGCGGGAGACAATAAGCGTACTGCCCGTATGGGTATGTTGCTGCTTATCTCTCCTCCGGGATACGGAAAGACAACATTGATGGAATACCTGGCTAAGATTCTGGGCTTACATTTTGTGAAGGTCAACGGACCGACTATCGGCCATTCTATTACTTCGATAGATCCTGTTGAAGCCAAAACATCGGGTGAAAGGGAAGAACTGAAAAAGATTAACCTTTCGTTTGAAATGGCCGATAATGTAATGCTCTATCTGGATGATATTCAGCACCTGAGTGCTGAATTTTTGCAGAAATTTATCTCTCTGGCGGATGGACAGCGTAAGATAGACGGTATTTTTGATGGAGAGAGTAAAACCTATGATCTGCGGGGTAAACGTTTCTGTATCGTTATGGCCGGAAATCCGTATACCGAAAGTGGTTCCAAATTTCAGATTCCGGATATGTTAGCAAACAGAGCAGATGTCTACAACCTGGGAGATGTAATAGGCGATACAGCGCATTTATTCAATCTGAGCCTTATTGAAAATGCCGCTATTGAAAATCCGTATCTGGAAAAAATAGCCGGTAAATCTTTTCAGGATTTTTATGCTTTGATCGGATATGTACAGCAAGGGAGCGAACAGCTTCCGGATCTGGAAGGCAATTATCTGAAGCAGGAGATTGATGATTTTATACATGTATTACGGCATATTCTTAAAATCAGAGATATCGTGATTCGTGTCAATCAGCAGTATATTCAGAGTGCAGCTATGCAGGACAGTTACCGTACCGAACCTCCTTTCAAAATGCAGGGATCTTACCGTAATATGAGCAAGCTGGTCGCACCTGTATTACCCATGATGAATGATAAGGAGATTGATCAGTTGATTCTGGCGCATTATGAAAGTGAATCACAGACACTTACTGCGGATACAGAATCAAATCTTCTGAAACTGAAAGAAGTGGCCGGATTGATCACGGATAAAGAACAGCAGCGACTGGATGAGATCCGTGAAATTTTCAGAAAAAATAATAAACATGGCGGTATGGCTAAAGATGATAAAGTCTTTGCGCAACTGCTGGAATTTAATGAAAATCTGGAAGGAATAATCCGGGCTATCAAAGGCAATTAAGATAGCAAAGGGGATATTTTCAAGTTGAAAATATCCCCTTTATTACTCCTGATCATAGGGAGTTAACATCCGCAGTTTCTAAAATCTCACATTTAGTCCCAACATAAAATTAGTCGTTGCCTGCGGTGTGTAGAAATTATAATAAAGACGATTTTTATTATCATCCAGATAGCCCCAGGTATATCCGCTGGTTTCATATTTCTCATTGAAAATATTATTAATGCTCAGGCTAAGATCAATTTTCTGTATTCCCCACATGCTGAAGGTATAATACGTGCGCAGATTATTGACAAAGAAAGCATCAATGCTTCTTTCTTTTGCTGAGGAGTTGTCCAGATACTGTCTGGATACATACTTGGAAGCCAGAGCAAAAGTCAACGGTGCTATCGGGCTATAGGCCAGTTCATTTGAAAGAATAGCGGAAGGAGATAGCGCAATATTAGTTTTGGTATACTGTATAGTCTCTTCGCCCAGATATTCCACGAAATTTTTAATCTTATTCTGACTCAGACCGGCGGTTGCTTTCCATGTAAACTGATCTGAAATACGCCACGCTCCGTCAAATTCGAGTCCTATCCGGTAACTATCTGGTACATTCTGGCGTATAGCAGATCCGACATCGTTAATTGCGCCTGTGGGGATAAGCTGATCTTTGTAAAACATGCCGTAACCATTAATGCCGACATTCAGATATTCATTGCGGAGGCGGTATCCAAACTCCACATCCTGCATTTTCTCCGGTTTGGGATCTACACCGCTTGTGTTCTCTACGAAATCCTTACGAACCGGTTCCTTACTGCCATAAGCATAGGAAGCATATACATTGGATGTAGCATTAATCAGGTACGTGAAGCCGACCTTTGGATTTACAAAGTTAAATCTGGAGTGAAAATCCATGTTTTTGATCTTGTCATCATTTCCACGGATTTTGTAATCTATATTACGGTATTGTACGTCAGCCATTAAGAGCCAGTTGCCGATCTGGTAATCTGTTTTTAGAAACAGACTGAGGTCATTCTTTTGTGCATCTCCGGCATAGTATTTATACCCCGGAGTACTTACTGTATCATACTTCGCCCACATAACCTGTCCGTAGTGGTCTCCTTTATACTGATTGTATGCGCCACCCAGCGTAAATTTAAGATCATTGCTCGGATTGTAGTTAAGCGAGTAAGTTGCTCCATAGAAGTAATTATCCAGCCAACGGCGACGGATAAGATCTGTTTTCTTATGGGTGATACTATCAATAGTGATATCTGGCAGGCCATACTTGGCGAATTTATCATTTTCTTTAAATTCCTCATAGTATCCGGCACCACGTGTGTAGTGAAGAGCCGTGTTCAATGTCAGCTGATCATTTATGAAATAGGTATAATGTAACTGATGGTGCGTTTGAGTATAATTGTCAGTCTGATTATCGTATGTGTAGATATTGTAGCGACGGTCCGCCTGCAGGAGACGATTGATATCCTCCGGTTTGGACAATTCCATAGCCATGGCATAATCACCCAAAGCTGCACGATCTCCCTTGATTAAAGGTTCTGGTGTGCCATACCAGGCCTGATAGGTCTTTTCCTTGCCGGAAAAGACGATTGCTTTGACAATATGCTTTTTGCTGTAGTATCCTCCGTCGATATAAAAAGATTTTAAATCTGAAGAAGCACGTTCAATATACCCATCACTCAGAATCCGTGATAGCCGGGCATTAAATGCAAACTTGTTGTTGATAAGTCCCGATCCGATCTTCAGTGTGTTTTTCCAGGAGTTGTAGGATCCGAATGAATTATTAAGCTCTACATATGGATTTTCTTCCAGAGTATTCGATTGAATATTCAGAGAAGCACCAAAAGATCCGGCTCCGTTAGTGGATGTGCCGATCCCGCGTTGTATCTGTATATTCTCTACTGAAGAAGCAAAATCAGGTAGATTTACAAAAAAGGAACCCATACTTTCAGCATCATTCAGCGGAATACCGTTCAATGTTACATTTATGCGTTGGTTGTCGGATCCTCTAATCGTCATATTCGTATATCCTATACCTGCACCGGCATCCGACCCGACGACAACCGAAGGTGTCTGATCCAGCAGGTAGGGGATGTCCTGTCCAAGATTATTCTTTGCAATATCCTCTTTACTTAGATTTTTATACGTAGTAGCGGAGTTGTTTCGTGCACGGGTAGCCTGTACGAGTACCTCTTCTGTATGAATCGAACGGGGTTCTATTTCAATTGTGATCTGTCCCTGTTGTCCCGGACGAACCGTTTGTTGTACAGTGTTGTAGCCAATATAGCTCACTTTAAGGACGTAGTTGTCCGCCGGCAGATTTGTAAATTGTACGATACCTGCACTATTGCTTGTCAGTGTCTGTGTGGTACGCCCGGTCAGGGTGACAGTAGCATCCTGAAGTGCCGTGGATTTTAATTTGTCCTGAATTTTTACAGTCAATGTTTGCTGTGCAACAGTGATCGTTGTAAGCGCGCAGAACCACAGAACGATGATTAATGATTTAATCATGATAATAAAGATGAATTTTTTTGAGTTAAACAAACTATTGCAAGGGGCTACAACAGCGTTATAATTTAACTAACCTCTTCCCTCCGCCAGCATTATCTGGATCAGGTGCACAAGAATATTCTTGTTGGGTATAATCTCAGCCTTAATTCGTGTTCATAGAACAAGGCACCCCTATTTGATGGTTCGAAGGTAGCAAAATTAATGATGAATAATGAGGTATATGTTAAAATAATGTGAAAAAAAAAGCTTGGCACGGTTCTTTCTTTTTATTTAAAAGTTTTATTAGTAGGTTTTAGTTTTTCTTTTGTAGTACAATTTAAAAAATTGTTTATTATCAGGGATTTTAGAATAAAATGAGTACTTTTGTGTATCACATTAAGTAAAACCTCCTACTCTTAGGACATTTTATAAACAAAGAAAAATGGTTAAATATTATTCTGGCGATTACGTATTGCCGATTACTAATCTGCCTATTAAGCGGGGTGTCGTTGCTATTGACGACTCCGGGGTGATTCAAGGGGTGTATGCCAATGATGCTGTAGAATTGGTTGGTAAAAAGATCGAATTGTTAAATGGAGTCTTGATACCGGGATTTATTAATGCCCACTGCCACATTGAATTGTCCTATCTTAAAGGCGCGATTGCGCAACGCACTGGCCTTCCCCAGTTTATCAGTGCGGTGATGACATCAAGAAAAGAAAATGAAAAGACAGTTATTAAGCACATCGAGAAAGCTGACAAGCTGATGTATGACAATGGGATCCAGGCTGTAGGGGATCATGTCAACACTTCTTTTTCTGCTGCTGTAAAGGAAAGAAGCAGTATCAAGTATCACACCTTCGTAGAAGCCATGGGACTGAATAAAGATCAGGTCGAATCCCGGCTCGAAGAGGCACAGGAAACGAGATACCACTTTAATGATACACACTCTTCCATTACGCCACATGCACCTTACTCTTGCTCCAAATTACTGTTAAAAGCTTTCAAAAAACTTACCCCAAGTGACAGCCTTATCAGTATTCACAATCAGGAGAGCGAGGCGGAGAACAAACTCTTCCGTTATAAACAGGGTGAATTTCTGAAGTTTTACGAACAGATAGGATACAATATTGCGGACTTCAAA
The Sphingobacterium spiritivorum genome window above contains:
- a CDS encoding DNA repair ATPase → MEEKQDFQQHTSTLDSGAYEIIRKRLLAQQEDLSARLRELNQARKEVFNSTSFVLKANQRITTENNCVARGIIAFDKLCIFGYNVHFGLRTEIQLNDVFSVYLFENNQFVAQSLDLINDPDFVADYQNLYKYYRDSIFSKFRRTENYLYMIFQTSKNADDLKAFKWLIKDGKLHYQDDRSIHEVKKPAQHEFEWIKTSLEDRRLGKFPHISILDKVFIEALHGDITFKIENNTDSGKGIYSEKVTNLDQQLDDAEYYYADLGNLIAIRIKPYQEEFRAFIFNLRTKEVVNLRSLNESAILLPDNQGVIFSNGYYLQNGTNKTFDAQLDDVQFLRKIASPNGEDFLYVFVQDKSNTYILMSYNIIQQSVETPIICNGFTIFKDGSLIYFRTEAEATRHHQVQIWETPYMAVLKENESRKDDPLYKVGNKQIVQAMAEAQEVVQLVNKEDSYEGLYEDILKKSNALLDSYFWVHDDALMDIGAPLAQIREVANTAIDEFVKVQAQRKHAEEVMQTTSKKLEELIFSVNSTVYESLDQLVLHLANARRLQGEIIDLKNVRYIDLTAVDKLSEQLGTIIADLSDKTVAFLLREEALAPYEAKVSDQRVKVDAITKVFDAQAIEEANGTISGDLELLIDILNSLKIEDATQTTKIVEKISVIFSMLNEVRAQLTRKLNTLKSQEAVAEFSAQLTLLEQSVVNYLELSTSAEKADSYYTKIVVQLEELESKFSGFDDFALKIADKRDEIIKAFNTKKEQLVEQINKRTSSLEQIGLRVLKNIENKSKTLASREDILSFYASDLMIDKVRQLVSELHTLQDISKAENLENQLKKSQEDALRTLRDKSELYVDGENIIALGKHKFTVNNQSLSLTLLRRQNELFYHLTGTGFYQPVKNIELANYQDVWDQEVVSENAVVYRAEYLAYQAFLASGQSDFKAEQFINQYVEQKYTESYIKGVHNADALQLYTVIKQMDEKLDLLRYDVHVRSVACIFWHSLAEDELQKLKALIHSAGTVLKTFPQTNRFQSVIGDILFRLENWKAPVALEPEEKQKVAAYLFRTFVRYDKFAMSESAHLLQQAFVRFLEEKKLLKSFEADLDHAQFGLLDRFYLILNWLHSFVDEHVKFEVDRKYLEEAATILLFPKDAYEWIYAKDTAMIEGLKGNHPILDQGVYSLDYHQFIGKLENFATVSVPRFEAFSKWKDELGKSYEKQLKINEFEPKVLTSFVRNKLINEVYFPLIGNNLAKQLGAAGDNKRTARMGMLLLISPPGYGKTTLMEYLAKILGLHFVKVNGPTIGHSITSIDPVEAKTSGEREELKKINLSFEMADNVMLYLDDIQHLSAEFLQKFISLADGQRKIDGIFDGESKTYDLRGKRFCIVMAGNPYTESGSKFQIPDMLANRADVYNLGDVIGDTAHLFNLSLIENAAIENPYLEKIAGKSFQDFYALIGYVQQGSEQLPDLEGNYLKQEIDDFIHVLRHILKIRDIVIRVNQQYIQSAAMQDSYRTEPPFKMQGSYRNMSKLVAPVLPMMNDKEIDQLILAHYESESQTLTADTESNLLKLKEVAGLITDKEQQRLDEIREIFRKNNKHGGMAKDDKVFAQLLEFNENLEGIIRAIKGN
- a CDS encoding TonB-dependent receptor, whose translation is MIKSLIIVLWFCALTTITVAQQTLTVKIQDKLKSTALQDATVTLTGRTTQTLTSNSAGIVQFTNLPADNYVLKVSYIGYNTVQQTVRPGQQGQITIEIEPRSIHTEEVLVQATRARNNSATTYKNLSKEDIAKNNLGQDIPYLLDQTPSVVVGSDAGAGIGYTNMTIRGSDNQRINVTLNGIPLNDAESMGSFFVNLPDFASSVENIQIQRGIGTSTNGAGSFGASLNIQSNTLEENPYVELNNSFGSYNSWKNTLKIGSGLINNKFAFNARLSRILSDGYIERASSDLKSFYIDGGYYSKKHIVKAIVFSGKEKTYQAWYGTPEPLIKGDRAALGDYAMAMELSKPEDINRLLQADRRYNIYTYDNQTDNYTQTHHQLHYTYFINDQLTLNTALHYTRGAGYYEEFKENDKFAKYGLPDITIDSITHKKTDLIRRRWLDNYFYGATYSLNYNPSNDLKFTLGGAYNQYKGDHYGQVMWAKYDTVSTPGYKYYAGDAQKNDLSLFLKTDYQIGNWLLMADVQYRNIDYKIRGNDDKIKNMDFHSRFNFVNPKVGFTYLINATSNVYASYAYGSKEPVRKDFVENTSGVDPKPEKMQDVEFGYRLRNEYLNVGINGYGMFYKDQLIPTGAINDVGSAIRQNVPDSYRIGLEFDGAWRISDQFTWKATAGLSQNKIKNFVEYLGEETIQYTKTNIALSPSAILSNELAYSPIAPLTFALASKYVSRQYLDNSSAKERSIDAFFVNNLRTYYTFSMWGIQKIDLSLSINNIFNEKYETSGYTWGYLDDNKNRLYYNFYTPQATTNFMLGLNVRF
- a CDS encoding amidohydrolase family protein; the encoded protein is MVKYYSGDYVLPITNLPIKRGVVAIDDSGVIQGVYANDAVELVGKKIELLNGVLIPGFINAHCHIELSYLKGAIAQRTGLPQFISAVMTSRKENEKTVIKHIEKADKLMYDNGIQAVGDHVNTSFSAAVKERSSIKYHTFVEAMGLNKDQVESRLEEAQETRYHFNDTHSSITPHAPYSCSKLLLKAFKKLTPSDSLISIHNQESEAENKLFRYKQGEFLKFYEQIGYNIADFKAQARNSIQSYLPNLPVRNKLMLVHNTYTSLKDLDFVRRMDREVVWCFCPKANLYIEGTLPKVMNFVNDDQKIVLGTDSFASNDTLDILEELKVLHEAFPALEFTKTINWATINGAEFLNFDDKLGSLEVGKKPGLILLEGMENLRLTSNVTVQRIA